Sequence from the Sphingomonas sp. SORGH_AS_0950 genome:
CGCGCAAGGGTTCATCGACGCGATGAGCCCGACCAACTTTCCCGCGACCAATCCGGAGGTGCTCGACAAGATAGTCGAGACGCGCGGCGAGAATCTGCTGAAGGGCCTGCAGAACATGCTCGCCGATCTGGGGCGCGGGCAGCTGACCCATAGCGACGCGCGGGCGTTCGAGGTCGGGCGCAATCTCGCCGCGACGCCGGGCAAGGTGGTGAAGCGGACCCCGCTCTACGAACTGATCCAGTACGCCCCCACCACCGACCGGGTGGCGGCGGTGCCGATCCTGATCTTTCCGCCCTGGATCAACCGCTTCTACATCCTCGACCTCGCGCCCGAGAAGAGTCTGATCAAATGGCTGGTCGACCAGGGGTTCAGCGTCTTCATGGTGTCGTGGAAATCGGCCGACGCGACGATGAAGGACGTGATCTGGGACGATTACGTCACCGCCCAGGTCGATGCGATCGACACGGTGCGCGATCTGCTGGACGTCGAGTCGGTCCACACGGTCGGCTATTGCGTGGCGGGCACGACGCTGGCTGCGACGCTCGCCTGGCTCGCCGCCAGGGGCGAGGCGGAGAAGGTCGCCAGCGCCACCTTCTTCACCGCGCAGGTCGATTTCTCGAAGGCGGGCGAGCTGCTCCACTTCGTCGATGACGAGCAGCTGAAGCTGATCGGCACGCTGTCGCCCGAGGGGTATCTGGACGGGCGCTATCTGGCGATGACGTTCAACCTGCTGCGCGGGCGCGACCTGATCTGGAACTACGTCACCAACAACTATCTGCTGGGGCGCGATTATGTGCCGTTCGACCTGCTCCACTGGAATGGCGACGTCACCAACCTGCCCGCCAAATGGCATCTGAGCTATCTGACCGACCTGTACCGCGACAATCTGCTGGTGAAGCCCGGCGCGATGGCGGTGGCGGGGGTGCCGCTCGACCTGAGCCGGGTCACGACCCCCGCCTATGTCCAGGCGGGGCGCGAGGATCATATCGCCCCGCCCGAAAGCGTGTGGAAGATCACCGACGCCTTTGCCGGCCCCTTGCGCTTCGTGCTCGCCGGGTCGGGGCATATCGCAGGCGTGGTCAACCCGCCGGCGGCGGGCAAATATCAATATTGGACCAACGACCAGCCCGCCGCGACGCTCGCCGAGTTCGTGGCGGGGGCCCGCGAGACCAAGGGGAGCTGGTGGCCGGACTGGGCCGGATGGCTGCGCGAGCGCGACTCGGCGACGGTCGATGCCACCGGCGCGCGCATACCCGGCCAAGGCCCCCTGCCCGCACTGGACGACGCACCGGGACGCTACGTCCGACAGCGCTAAAATCGATTGCTGCGCTGCACAAAGGCTGTTGATAACTTCGGTCGAAACCATTATTGTGCAGCGCAGCAAATCGGGAGAGTGGTGTTGGATAAAAGCAAGCCGACCGTTCCCGCCGCCAAGGCGGCGGCAAAGCCGCGTCGCACGACCAAGCCGGTCGCGGCCAAGACACTGCCCGGCCTTCCCTCCGACACCGCTGTCGACGCCCCCGCCGCCAAGCCGGTGGTCGCCGCCCCCAAGGTCGCGGTTCGGGCGCCCAAGGCTCCGACGGTCGCCCAGGCGCCCGAGCCTGTTCCGGTGACGCCCGAACCGGCGCCCGCAGCGGTCGCGCTCGAGGCTCCGGCCGAAGCGCCCGCCCCCGCCCCGGCGGAGCCCGCGCCCGACGCCGCGCCGACCGCTTCTGTTTCTTCCCCGACCGCCGCGGTTTCGGCGGACTCAAAGCCCAAGGAAATCATCATGGACGCCACGAGCACCATCGAAAACGCGACTGCCAAGACCCAGGCGATGTTCGGCGACGCCCAGGCCCGCACCCAGGCCACCGTGGAGAAGAGCGCCAAGCTGTTCGAGGACATGGTCGCCTTCAACAAGGGCAATCTGGAAGCGGTCGTCGAATCGTCGAAGATCGCCGCCAAGGGCGCCGAGACGCTGGGCCAGGGCGCGGCCGACTATGCCAAGCGCGCGTTCGAGACCGCGACCCAGACGCTGCAGACGCTGTCGTCGGTCAAGTCGCCGACCGAGTTCATGAAGCTTCAGTCGGACTTCGCCCGCTCGTCCTTCGACTCGCTGGTCGCCGAGACCTCGCGCTCGACCGAGCACATGATCAAGCTGGCCGGCGAGATCGCCCAGCCGCTGAGCAACCGCTTCGCGGTCGCCGCCGAGAAGATGAAGACCGTCGCGTAAACGCTGCGGTTTCCTTTGCGGAATGGAAGGGGGCGGTCGCTGCGGTGGCCGCCCTTTTTCGTGCTGTTCGAGGCGGCATGGCCCGGGGCCTTCCCTCCCCCACCCCCTCCCGCCTGCGGGAGGGGCGTGCCCAGTTCGACCCATGAGCGCCTCCGCGAGCACCCGCTTCTTTGCTTATGCGGAGCGCCCGCCCCACAACGCTCCCCTCCCGCAGGCGGGAGGGGATGGGGGAGGGCAACGGGTCTCACCGAGACCGCCCCGTCCCCACTGGCGTCCCAGGCCCGCAACGCCTATCTTCCCCCGCATGTCGTTCTTCGGCCGCTTCTCGCCCGTCCGCGCCATTCGCGACCTGCGCCTGTTCCTGTCGCAACGGCATCCCTATGAACTCGTCTTCCTGATGATCGCGGTCGGCATCACCGGCTTCTTCATCTATGCCTTTGCGCGCGACGATTATGTGCCGGTTCCGTACAAGCCCGACATCATCTATGTCGAACAATGGCCCGCCGACCGCACCGATGTGCAGATCAAGGCGCAGCAGAAGATCGACTATGTGAAGAAGAAACAGCGGATCGCCGAGGAAAAGGCCGCCAGGGATCAGCGGCAGGCCGAGTTCAAGAAGGTCGACGACGCGCTGAACAAGTGGGGCATCTGACCGATCATCGCTGGATGGGGGCGGCGCTGGCACTGGCGGATCGCGGTGTCGGACGGACCGCGCCCAATCCCAATGTCGGCTGCGTGCTGGTTCGCGACGGGCAGGTCGTCGGGCGCGGCTGGACCCAGCCGGGCGGCCGCCCCCATGCCGAGGCGATGGCGCTGGCACAGGCGGGCGCGGCCGCAAGGGGCGCGACGGCCTATGTCACGCTGGAGCCCTGCGCGCATGTCTCGACCCGTGGCCCCGCCTGCACCGACCTGCTGATCGCCGCCGGAGTCGCGCGGATCGTGGCGGCGATGGGCGACCCCGATCCGCGCACCGACGGAATCGGCTTTGCCCGCGCCCGCGCCGCCGGGATCGCCGTCACGACGGGCGTGCGCGAGGCGGAGGCACGGGGCATGATCGCGGGCTTCCTGACCCGCCGCGCGAAACGCCGCCCCTTCGTCACGCTCAAGCTCGCCACCTCGCTCGATGGCCGGATCGCCCGCCCCGATGGCGAGAGCCGCTGGATCACCGGGCCGCAGGCGCGTGCGCATACCCATCTGGAACGCAGCCGCCATGAGGCGATCCTGGTCGGGCGCGGCACGCTGGAGGCCGATTCGCCCCGGCTCGACGTCCGCCTGCCCGGCCTGGAGCCGCGCAGTCCGCGCCGCATCCTGTTGTCGCGCACGCCCGCGCCGGGTTGGGAGACCATCCCCTCCCCCCATGCCATCGCCGGTCTGGCGGGTGTCGACCGGCTGATGGTCGAGGGGGGCGCGCAGACCGCATCCGCCTTCCTCGCCGCCGATCTGGTCGACCGGCTGCTCCTGTACCGCGCACCGATCCTGATCGGCGAGGGCCGCGCGGCGATCGGCGCGATCGGGCTGGCCCGGCTGGCCGACGCGCATGGCCGCTGGCGCATGGCCGACTCGCGGATGCTTGGCAGCGACCGGTTGGAGGTCTACGAGCGCGACTGATATGTTTACCGGGATCGTCACCGACATCGGCTCCGTCACCGCCGTCGAGGCGCGCGGCGACACGCGAGTCGTCATCGCCACCGCCTATGATACGGCGACCATCGACCTGGGCGCGTCGATCGCCTGTTCGGGCGTCTGCCTGACCGTGGTCGAGAAGGGCCCCGACTGGTTCGCGGTCGACGTCTCGGCCGAGACGATCGGGCGCACCGCCGACCAGTGGACGCGCGGCCGGCGGCTGAACCTGGAACGCGCGATGAAACTGGGCGACGAACTGGGCGGCCATATCGTCACCGGCCATGTCGACGGCGTGGGCACCGTGGTATCGGTGGCGGAGGAAGGCGGATCGCACCGCGTCTTCGTGACCGTTCCGTCCGACCTCGCCCCCTTCATGGCGACCAAGGGATCGGTGACGGTCGACGGCGTCTCGCTGACCGTCAACAGTGTCGAGGACGGCTCCGACGGCACGGTCATCGGCCTGAACATCATCCCGCACACCGCCGCCGTCACCACCCTGGGCGGCATCGCCGAAGGCCAGCGCGTCAATATCGAGATCGACGTGCTCGCCCGTTACCTGCAGCG
This genomic interval carries:
- a CDS encoding riboflavin synthase, coding for MFTGIVTDIGSVTAVEARGDTRVVIATAYDTATIDLGASIACSGVCLTVVEKGPDWFAVDVSAETIGRTADQWTRGRRLNLERAMKLGDELGGHIVTGHVDGVGTVVSVAEEGGSHRVFVTVPSDLAPFMATKGSVTVDGVSLTVNSVEDGSDGTVIGLNIIPHTAAVTTLGGIAEGQRVNIEIDVLARYLQRMEHYRGR
- a CDS encoding phasin family protein — translated: MLDKSKPTVPAAKAAAKPRRTTKPVAAKTLPGLPSDTAVDAPAAKPVVAAPKVAVRAPKAPTVAQAPEPVPVTPEPAPAAVALEAPAEAPAPAPAEPAPDAAPTASVSSPTAAVSADSKPKEIIMDATSTIENATAKTQAMFGDAQARTQATVEKSAKLFEDMVAFNKGNLEAVVESSKIAAKGAETLGQGAADYAKRAFETATQTLQTLSSVKSPTEFMKLQSDFARSSFDSLVAETSRSTEHMIKLAGEIAQPLSNRFAVAAEKMKTVA
- the ribD gene encoding bifunctional diaminohydroxyphosphoribosylaminopyrimidine deaminase/5-amino-6-(5-phosphoribosylamino)uracil reductase RibD: MGAALALADRGVGRTAPNPNVGCVLVRDGQVVGRGWTQPGGRPHAEAMALAQAGAAARGATAYVTLEPCAHVSTRGPACTDLLIAAGVARIVAAMGDPDPRTDGIGFARARAAGIAVTTGVREAEARGMIAGFLTRRAKRRPFVTLKLATSLDGRIARPDGESRWITGPQARAHTHLERSRHEAILVGRGTLEADSPRLDVRLPGLEPRSPRRILLSRTPAPGWETIPSPHAIAGLAGVDRLMVEGGAQTASAFLAADLVDRLLLYRAPILIGEGRAAIGAIGLARLADAHGRWRMADSRMLGSDRLEVYERD
- a CDS encoding alpha/beta hydrolase, translating into MTARPATAPTLPTLEELQHWTWVMGRAQQMMMEAALSPPPQGVPVVPGFNDPATMGRVRDFWSDSMKLWQRFVDPAAEPSVAPRPDRRFKAEQWQSPLFDWIRQSYQVISDHMLRGVDAIEGVEPKQKEQIRFAAQGFIDAMSPTNFPATNPEVLDKIVETRGENLLKGLQNMLADLGRGQLTHSDARAFEVGRNLAATPGKVVKRTPLYELIQYAPTTDRVAAVPILIFPPWINRFYILDLAPEKSLIKWLVDQGFSVFMVSWKSADATMKDVIWDDYVTAQVDAIDTVRDLLDVESVHTVGYCVAGTTLAATLAWLAARGEAEKVASATFFTAQVDFSKAGELLHFVDDEQLKLIGTLSPEGYLDGRYLAMTFNLLRGRDLIWNYVTNNYLLGRDYVPFDLLHWNGDVTNLPAKWHLSYLTDLYRDNLLVKPGAMAVAGVPLDLSRVTTPAYVQAGREDHIAPPESVWKITDAFAGPLRFVLAGSGHIAGVVNPPAAGKYQYWTNDQPAATLAEFVAGARETKGSWWPDWAGWLRERDSATVDATGARIPGQGPLPALDDAPGRYVRQR